Part of the Clarias gariepinus isolate MV-2021 ecotype Netherlands chromosome 25, CGAR_prim_01v2, whole genome shotgun sequence genome is shown below.
TTCCTGTGTCGCGTCGTTTACTCTTGCAGGTAAGTTCCCTGAATCATtagtaaattaattataaatatccaATTCGATCAATTCAACTTAATGAAGTGATGGGTTATTGCTTATACTATTATATTTCCTCAGTGTGTCTGCGCATCCAGGTCAATCCTCGGAATAAATATCATTTCGTGACTGTTTCCCCGGAAAGGGCTTTTGCTGACTTCCTGTTTGCACACACCATCCTCCATCTCGTGGTTGTCAATTATATTGGCTGAATAAAACCCACCTTCTCACCTGTTGCTAAATATTGCAGGTATACCGTCTGTCAATGCTGTACTTGCTAATTCCAAGTtgtcttttatgtttttaagaaatataaCTCCTATTATATAGGCACATGTTGCAGCTATTTACTTACTGACTGTAGGAATTGTGttttgtgtgcctgtgtgtgtgttaaccatCTATTTGCTTGGGGCATCCAATCCAGCTCTGCAGGTTTATATTCCAGCATTGCATGAGCCACACCTGATAGGccatagaaaaatatattccTAACTACAGAACACAAAGACAAGGAGGTGGAGTTGGAACTGTTCCAGCCTCACAAATCTAAACTAGTTCTTCAGACTTGGGTGTGGTCTGTTTAAAAAGGCGAGGAGGTGGGGTTAGATCTAATCCAGCCCCTCCTACCTGGAGCAAAGCTGAGACAAAAATACAGTGGGTGGACATAGATTTGATCTAACCCATCCTACATGAAAAAGTTGAGCCAAAAGTACAGGAAGTGGAGTCAGACCTTACCTAGCCCCTCCTTCTTGTGCGAAGCCAATCCAAAAAACACTGGGTGGAGTCAGACATGATCCATCCCTCCTACCCATGTGAAGCCATTGCATTGTGTTGAATTTTAGTGGGGAAATCTTGGTGTGTTTAaccaaaaatgtgttgttttatgaGTAAAGAGAGAGTGGTTCTCTCTTCAGGGAGATTTTAGTCAGATATGGCCTCACCCCTGTGGACTATTCGGTCTTATTCAGACTGCCAAACTACATGAAAGCAATTTGACTTATTTAGATTGTAATAAGATTTGCCTTCATGTAGTTTAAACAGTAAATCggatttttaaagatgtttttcagTCGGATTTCAAACAGTCcattacatttatggcatttggcagacacctcCTTATCCATAGCTTCATTCATCTTATTACACATATGAACAGCTTAAGGGCCCAAGTGGCAGTTTAGTGGTGCtggagtttgaacctgggactttccAATCAGTCATCCAACACCTAAACcaatgagctacccctgccccatTATGTCACTTGCAACATAACATGGAAGTCCACACGGGGTATGATCCAAGGAAACAGGGTAAAATAGAAACGGGGTGATATATTAATATTGTGCTGCATGCAAGTCTTGTTACCTCAACCAATGCAGATAGGTTGCAATGTGTCAGATTCTGTCCATCTATTTTTAGTAATTTGTATGCAAGTCTTTCCTGGAAAGCCCAGTGATCATTAATTGATGATTTTGTGCAGTGTTACTAAGCCCATTAAGTCCCATCAAGTTACTAagcccattaaaaaaaaaataaataagctatAAGTTTTGCAGGGAAATACCTCCTTCTATGCAGTATATGTgcagaataaaacaaaagcctGGAAGCCAAATAATTTGCAATGCTAATAACGTACAGTATAAAGAACAAGATGTTCTGCTGACTGTCTCTAAACAGGAGTTCTCTAAAACAAGAATCAATccatttattagtattttttccTGTTCTCATCACCTTGTATTTtcaccttttaattttttttctgctcttgtATGTGATCATTTATTGCtattaaaaaagcaaatatatatgtatattaagtAATCTAGCTAACCCGGGTCTGTTTGTGTTCTAGGTGTGGAGATGAAATATGGAGGCCTCACTGACCAACAGCTGCCTTTGATCACAGATCATGGCATGAAAATGCACATTttgatatttaatgtttttactgttttgtgcTTGTATGTCTCAGGTATAAAGTTTTCTACCTTTTTGAAACCTGTTACAGTGATGAGATGAGgaataaagaaattataaaaaaacatgactcATGGTTTGCATTGAGCTGTTAAATTCATTACTTAGAAGGTTGTGTGCTAAACCCTCTGTATTTACTATGATGAGTTTTTCACTTAACTGGTAACTTTGCCACATATACACCTACCTCCTGAGGGGTGTTTTGATCCTCTGttgtaaatgattttttcaCAAGGAAAAGCATTGGCAGATCAATCATTGGTTTATCtctattatacatttaaaaataggttttaaaaaaatcgaTTTTGGAGTTAGTGTGACAGTATGTTTATTGCAGAACAAAACAATCACGATTTATAGCTATATCTCTAGTCATTTCCTGCAGAGCAGAAAAAtctaactaatttttttttttttttacatatatttctATGCACCTAAATTTTCTAGCTATCCCTTTAACCCTTAATATTGCACTGCAAATAATTTCCAGATTTTTTATCTGCTTACCTGTTCTGTAAGTGAAGTAAATAAAGCAATAACACGCAAGTCACCATGGAATAGCTGGGCAGTCaactatatatttaattttgattCCTTAAAACAGGGgactacatttacagtatgtacgaTTTGCATGATTAAAGCTGAAGatcctatttattatttaattttaactacTGATGACCTTTGGTAGACAGCTGTACAAATATTTACTGACCGGACTGCATataaatactgtgtatatataatcaATTGGAAAGGCCACAAAAAGTACTGTAGTGTAAAAGGAGGTAGGATTGTGACCTAGAACACAAACAGTTAAAGAGTTCCACAAATCTGGCACAGGATTCAGGCAGAAGGGAAACGAAACTGAGTGTGTGCTTCTTATAACAGCTGTCCATGGGAGAGGAGGCCTCGTTCAAAGTGGACGTCCAGTAACCAACCGAGGATGTCTCGTCTGCTTTTTCTTGTTGCTCTACTTTCTCAACTTCACGGTAGGAGTTTGGTTTTGGTAAACACTTGGAGGAGATGTTTTGTTGGAATTTAGGAAGCTGAACTGGTGTGTGCTTATGGTGAAACCTTCaagttggggggaaaaaaaggcagagcttcagaaaaaaaattgctttggtGTTGTTTAGCAAAATGATTCATTTTCCAGGAATCTTgcagtttttcagttttttttctatcattcatttttcttattgttattttagCAGCAGCATTTAACTATTAAACctatttaagcatttatttgtaaaaagaaGCAAAATCGATAGATAAACCACTGATAGAATAAACCAATTTAAAACTTGAGCTGGAGTAAAGTGCAATGATCTTAGATTTGATTTATAACAATCTCATAATAAGAAATACTAAATTATTTTGCATATACTGAAgatatttcatgtttttgcaGTGTATCTTTTTTATATCACTGCATATTTGACAACCTTGACCTTTCATCAGACCATTTCTCCTgaaaatagattaaaaacaacaaataaaacattgagTTGAGCAACTTGAGTGCAATCATCTATTTTTCCACGTAGAGCAATGAACTCTGATTTGTGTGTAGAAAAATGCTTTCAAAAGATTTAATTCAGGAAGGGTGTTTGAGATAAGCACAATGAGTCTATttccaggcttttttttttggaggaaaTAAAAGGTAACCTTCTAACTCACTGTTCACATAACAAGCCTTTTCAGACGGGACAGGATCTGTTGACCTTGTAGGATCACATAAGGAACTTACTAACTTGACGTAACTTCCagattataaaaataacacTGACATGAATTATTCTTAATGATTAAATCATCTCTTTTAGCAAATCACCATAGAAATATAGGGAAACAAGAAATACATTCCACCCCATAAATTGCTTGCTGAAAGGCACAAATGTCGTGAGCTGCTCTgatacttacttactcactcactgtctataccgctttatcctgaattcagggttgtggggggtctggagccaatctcaggagacttactgtaggaCACGAGGCGGGGTTCACCCTgggtggggtgccaatccatcacagggcacacacacattcacgggcaatttgggaacgctaattagcctaatctgcaagttattggactgtgggaggaaaccagagtacctggaggaaacccatcaatcacagggagaacatgccaacttcaggcacacagacccgaggtgggaattgaacccagaacctggagggtcaaggcaacagtgctaaccaccacaccaATGTGACgttcagtttaaaataaataaataaataaaaaacaaatgctgTCTTAGCATTAATTCCAACAAGGATACAGAATATCTATCCAGCAGCCAAAATCTAGGTTTGTCGAGAATTGAATAAACATagaaaaaatggataaaaatgttGATTGTATACTCTTGAATACTgaagtttgttttaataaagaatCGTCCACTCTGACTTTTCTCAACTCTGTCCTGCATGTTCCAAAAGCATTGAATAAATACAACTCCCAGAATGCACTGTATTTAAACACAGTATTTAAGGAGGCTCAGTTCTTACACTCACTGTGATCTATTAGCTCTGTGTTGTTTATCTTCCCTGCTATATCAAGCCTTATTATATTCTGTTCTTTTTACTgggtttaaatccttttttttttttttttttttaaattattataaaaatttgcTCAACCTGCAGTTGCATCCTCCTCTTCACCCATGACACACTTTAACCTTTAACTAAGGGAGATTTTAACACTCGCTAATACTTTTCAATACCTTTCCCCTTTGTGTCTTTGGCTCTAGGTCTCCTGTGTACTGTGACCACAGGTGGAGACCAGAAAGTGTTCGAGGGTCAATCGCTAACTATTCCCTGCTATTATAACCCTGAGTACACTCCTAATGTGAAGTACTGGTGCCAGGGCTCCATAAAGGACTTCTGCAGCACTCTGGCTCGCACAGACAAGTCGGAATATGCTCCAGACTCAAAAGCTAAAATATCGATCGCCGATGACCCGACACAGCTCATGTTCACTGTGACCATGCGTGAACTGAAGGAGAAAGACTCGGGCTGGTACTGGTGCGGGGTGGAAATAGGAGGAATATGGAGCAAGGACAGGACTGCGTCACTTTATATCAGTGTTATACAAGGTTAGTGGGGACAGCTGATATACATTAATATaagaggggcgttcaagtcaaaactggattttttattaggcagaacacagttataagagtaaaaagcccatttatttctctatataatcccctgctacactaatgcacttatcccagagtttcactagaGCCTGCATACCATCAagggagaaagttttctcagtaaacTGCAGCCTTGATCAGACTGCCAGCATCTCGTCTGAAACgcaggcctcccaggaactcctttaatggcccaaatatgtggaaatggcttggattgagatcaggactgtatggggctTGTGGCAATAACCCcaagctgagttcctgtaatgtgcaagtcgTGTTAGTGAACtatcgtgtgtacagttccagcagacaaataaaataatctcttccacaagttgaaAACAAGTTAtctattgattttcaaggataagGCGTTCCactcacaggaacgactgcagtggtctccaagccacctcagctgggatcgtcattcacggacgtacggccttctttaaaacatttgtaaagaAATTTCTCCTTGAAAAAAGGCATAGACAAAGACTTCAAGACATTTAAGCACAGCGCAATGAAGAGATTCTTAGCCATAGTAAAAAAAGTTGAATTGTGCAaatctcggtttgacttgagcCGGCCTTGGTTGGAAAACGGTTAAATAgctttctataacagcagctctgactttatttctgtttgtatTGCAAAGTACAGATTTAAATGACATTGCTCCATGTAATATATTTCTATAGGAACTGGATAGGATTGCTAAATGGTACATTTGGTATCGTGTAAACTCAGTTGTGGAAAATATTTCTATACTCTTATTCATGTAATATACTGTCGTGTTAAAAATactcttttaaaaaatcatggTTACTGCATTGAGCAAATGCCATTGTAGAAGAGTTTTGGAGTCCCTTTTAAAACCACGTAGTCACTCAGTCGGGACtaacatcaaaaacattttgtaataaaCAGAAAGTAAGCCAACACTAAGCCAAAAACTGTAGTTTAGTTTATCTTGCATAAACATCTGCCCACAACTTTAGTAAAAGGTTGATAAATAAGGCCCATATGTGGCAGAACAACCACACAAATTCATGACAACAGATGTAGTTCTTGGGGAAGTTTTTTTATCTGGAGGctgtaacaatttttttttctttccaagaGAACGTAGACAGTCATTTAGCGAATTACAAGCTTTGCCTTTCATGATGTTTTTAAATACCCAGTTAAAATATATGACTTTTACCAATAGTGATAGTGAAAACAGTAGGATTTTTGGTGACAACATTCTGACACTGGTTTCAACAATAACTGAAATAACAGTTATAAACGGCTCTTCCAGTGGCTTATACagtttacaattatttttttacaccttAAAATGACAATATAACATTCTTGTTATTTTTTCGTTGTTGGTAATTTGTATTTTAGGTATTTCAGTAGCAAACAATGAAGTGAGAGGTGAGGAGGGTGGCAGTGTGACGGTACAGTTCCTCTACAGTGAGAAACACAGGTACGACAGTAAATACTGCTTTTgctattattagtattatactATTCAATTTTAacccaaacaaatgaacatttGGTACATTAACACACCACAGTTATTACGCAGAACagcaatactgtacattttcaaagtgtccttgttgttgttgtcttccTTTAGAGAGAGCGAGAAGAGGTGGTGCAGGAGTGGCCATTTAGATTCCTGCAAGGTCACAACCAATGGGACGTTCAGCAGCGAATCTCTGCTCATCAGCGACGACAAGAAAGACACAGTTACCGTGACGATGAGGCAGCTGGAGATGCGGGACGCAGGATGGTACTTGTGCGGAGCGGGCGAACACCAGGAATCTGTTAATGTGTTAGTCACACCAAGACCAACAAGTATGTCATTTCTctatggaaaataaaaaaagttttttttctatacagtaAGTTAATAAATAACTGCATATCTGATTCTTggaaattatacagtatatactaaatagaaaaatgttaactatttacttttttaaagagaTATAAAGAAATTATTGCCTAGGACATTAAAACCCTTTATTTGATgattttaaaggggtcatacagcactacatgcactattttaagctgtttggactaaactgtgtgttaggagagtgcgtacacaaccactctacgatgataaagagccgcccagtggttttcttttcgtttattacagtaacatcccccttctgaaatcaggccaatcgcaaaagcctgtcgatgtgacgccaaaccgacagaggccgctcctacacaagttgattgacactggtgttttagcaaagacccgccccaagaatgaagacgctgtcggccattgttttttcgccgctggagcaaaatgacgcctaagcgagtgttgtgtacagttgttgggtgtaatagcgaacacagcagtcgtcattcactacctagggttagtgacctagggtacctacctagggttaggtatctgagccactgaggacgcagtggccgaatttagtttttaaagctaacgtccccgctgatttacctaaatgcgttcatggttgcgataatcatttttcaccagactgctttataaacgcgggtcaatataaagcaggttttactaggaagctgctcctaaaaatggatctgtactaacgcttcgtgttcctgcttcatcttcaccagactcggtgagtgtgatttattttactatgagtctttgcagatcgccttttctaataatcacgatgaatgcggagtgtaagttaacttatactctaatagaacatggttatggcttcttctctatgtacatccgtctcta
Proteins encoded:
- the pigr gene encoding polymeric immunoglobulin receptor isoform X2, translating into MSRLLFLVALLSQLHGLLCTVTTGGDQKVFEGQSLTIPCYYNPEYTPNVKYWCQGSIKDFCSTLARTDKSEYAPDSKAKISIADDPTQLMFTVTMRELKEKDSGWYWCGVEIGGIWSKDRTASLYISVIQGISVANNEVRGEEGGSVTVQFLYSEKHRESEKRWCRSGHLDSCKVTTNGTFSSESLLISDDKKDTVTVTMRQLEMRDAGWYLCGAGEHQESVNVLVTPRPTTATYEKTTQQHLSKVKTQYSNSIIWLSVLFACAALVCLLVAGVITWIKFSVSKKKWKLENSSVIFLNKLEHHVHVL
- the pigr gene encoding polymeric immunoglobulin receptor isoform X3 encodes the protein MSRLLFLVALLSQLHGLLCTVTTGGDQKVFEGQSLTIPCYYNPEYTPNVKYWCQGSIKDFCSTLARTDKSEYAPDSKAKISIADDPTQLMFTVTMRELKEKDSGWYWCGVEIGGIWSKDRTASLYISVIQGISVANNEVRGEEGGSVTVQFLYSEKHRESEKRWCRSGHLDSCKVTTNGTFSSESLLISDDKKDTVTVTMRQLEMRDAGWYLCGAGEHQESVNVLVTPRPTTATYEKTTQQHLSKVKTQYSNSIIWLSVLFACAALVCLLVAGVITWIKFMKICNHRMLDETATELTVCPR
- the pigr gene encoding polymeric immunoglobulin receptor isoform X1 — encoded protein: MSRLLFLVALLSQLHGLLCTVTTGGDQKVFEGQSLTIPCYYNPEYTPNVKYWCQGSIKDFCSTLARTDKSEYAPDSKAKISIADDPTQLMFTVTMRELKEKDSGWYWCGVEIGGIWSKDRTASLYISVIQGISVANNEVRGEEGGSVTVQFLYSEKHRESEKRWCRSGHLDSCKVTTNGTFSSESLLISDDKKDTVTVTMRQLEMRDAGWYLCGAGEHQESVNVLVTPRPTTATYEKTTQQHLSKVKTQYSNSIIWLSVLFACAALVCLLVAGVITWIKFMKICNHRMLDETATELTVCLRKSGNWKTLLSSS